Proteins encoded by one window of Cellvibrio sp. KY-GH-1:
- a CDS encoding ATP-binding cassette domain-containing protein: protein MVIGFFYGFVGELIAFNMLAGRVSGPILKLVQLWQDFQQAGISIERLGDILNTPREPGYNPNRSTLPSIAGQVNFEHVRFRYRHDGPVILDQFNLQVQPGEIIGIVGRSGSGKSTLTKLIQRLYLPESGRMLVDGVDLAMVDTAWLRRNIGVVLQENFLFNQTVRENIALTNPAAPMEQIVAVAKLAGAHEFIVDLPEAYDTMVGEQGSNLSGGQRQRLAIARALLTNPKILIFDEATSALDYESERIIQDNMAHICNGRTVFIIAHRLSTVRICNRIIVMNKGRIVEQGSHDQLLQQQGYYAQLHGYQDAKAAARPMVKKENIEMEFNHD, encoded by the coding sequence GTGGTTATTGGGTTTTTCTACGGCTTCGTTGGCGAATTGATTGCGTTCAACATGCTCGCCGGTCGCGTGAGCGGCCCTATTTTAAAACTCGTACAACTCTGGCAAGACTTCCAGCAAGCGGGTATTTCCATTGAGCGCCTGGGCGATATTTTAAATACCCCGCGCGAACCCGGTTACAACCCCAATCGCTCCACACTGCCATCGATTGCCGGGCAAGTGAATTTTGAACACGTGCGTTTCCGCTATCGCCACGACGGCCCGGTGATTCTCGATCAATTTAATCTGCAGGTTCAACCTGGGGAAATTATTGGTATTGTCGGTCGCTCCGGTTCCGGTAAAAGCACGCTTACCAAATTGATCCAGCGGCTGTATTTGCCCGAGTCGGGGCGAATGCTGGTGGATGGAGTAGACCTTGCTATGGTGGATACCGCTTGGCTGCGACGCAATATTGGTGTGGTATTGCAAGAGAATTTTTTATTTAACCAAACCGTGCGTGAAAATATCGCGCTCACTAATCCCGCCGCGCCCATGGAGCAGATTGTGGCGGTTGCCAAACTCGCCGGCGCCCATGAATTTATTGTGGATCTCCCCGAAGCTTACGACACTATGGTCGGCGAACAGGGCAGCAACCTCTCCGGCGGCCAACGCCAGCGCCTCGCGATTGCCCGCGCGTTATTAACCAATCCCAAAATATTAATCTTCGATGAAGCCACCAGTGCGCTGGATTACGAATCCGAACGCATCATCCAGGACAACATGGCGCACATTTGTAACGGCCGCACCGTGTTTATCATCGCCCACCGCTTAAGTACGGTGCGCATTTGCAATCGCATTATTGTGATGAACAAAGGCCGCATTGTAGAGCAGGGCTCGCATGATCAGTTATTGCAACAACAAGGCTACTACGCGCAATTGCATGGCTATCAGGATGCCAAGGCAGCCGCACGCCCGATGGTAAAAAAGGAAAATATTGAGATGGAGTTTAACCATGACTAA
- a CDS encoding IS1182 family transposase, with protein sequence MPKFIPYNHDQNAMVVINFRDQLQPGTFEHAIHYLIHEKLDLSIFDYAYNNKDGGRPAYNPAILLGVVLFAYSKGITSSREIEWCCTNNIIFKALSCDTVPHFTTIASFISSHPQAIEALFEQILLVCHEQGLLGNELFAIDGCKMSSNASKEWSGTFKELQQKRAKLKKLIRHHMREHRRIDKTESADAEKQRRTAQTIETLSKAHDKIDKFLKTAAPRMGQAKRPTEVKSNITDNESAKMTTSKGTIQGYNGIAAVDKKHQIIIDAQAFGAGQEHHTLQPVIESIKVRYQKLKFAHNIYRKQTLVTADTGFANEANMEYLYTHKINAYIPDNNFRSRDPKFAEQKAKYGKRKPIKKIKTRYKEVIPASEFHFDASTKTCICPAGETMWLKREGTDRYGKHQKLYFEGRLSKCRVCPLKEQCMQNPDSANDRTGHGRQVSFIIDKETKNKYTEWMKSRVDSEFGKMVYSHRMSTVEPVFANIGTNKGLKRFSLRGKAKVQGQWQLFCMIHNIEKLANYGDLTNAKRK encoded by the coding sequence ATGCCAAAGTTTATTCCTTACAATCATGATCAAAATGCGATGGTGGTGATTAATTTTCGCGACCAGTTGCAACCCGGCACCTTCGAGCACGCTATTCATTATTTGATTCATGAAAAGCTCGATCTTTCTATCTTTGATTACGCTTACAACAATAAAGATGGCGGTAGGCCTGCGTATAACCCTGCCATTTTACTCGGTGTTGTGTTGTTCGCTTACTCCAAAGGTATTACGTCCAGCCGCGAAATTGAGTGGTGTTGTACGAACAATATTATTTTTAAAGCGCTTTCTTGCGATACCGTTCCTCATTTCACCACTATCGCCAGTTTTATTAGTAGCCATCCGCAAGCGATTGAAGCGCTGTTCGAACAAATCCTATTGGTTTGTCATGAGCAAGGATTATTGGGCAATGAGCTGTTTGCGATTGATGGTTGCAAAATGTCCTCTAACGCCTCCAAGGAATGGTCGGGAACATTTAAAGAATTGCAGCAGAAACGCGCCAAATTAAAAAAGTTGATTCGGCACCATATGCGGGAGCACCGCCGTATCGATAAAACCGAATCTGCTGATGCAGAAAAGCAAAGGCGCACCGCCCAGACAATCGAAACCTTAAGTAAAGCGCACGATAAGATTGATAAATTCCTAAAGACAGCAGCCCCACGGATGGGGCAGGCGAAACGGCCGACTGAAGTAAAAAGCAATATTACCGATAATGAATCAGCCAAGATGACGACCAGTAAAGGCACCATTCAGGGTTATAACGGTATTGCGGCGGTTGATAAAAAGCACCAGATCATTATTGATGCCCAAGCCTTTGGCGCGGGCCAGGAACACCACACCTTACAGCCTGTTATTGAAAGTATTAAGGTGCGTTACCAAAAACTGAAATTTGCGCACAATATCTATCGCAAGCAGACACTGGTTACAGCGGACACTGGCTTTGCTAATGAGGCCAATATGGAATACCTCTACACCCATAAAATTAATGCTTATATTCCAGATAATAATTTTCGCAGTCGCGACCCAAAATTTGCTGAGCAGAAAGCGAAATATGGCAAGCGCAAGCCCATCAAGAAAATAAAAACCCGTTATAAAGAAGTCATTCCGGCTAGTGAATTCCACTTTGATGCATCGACAAAAACCTGCATTTGCCCAGCAGGGGAAACCATGTGGTTAAAGCGCGAAGGGACGGATCGTTATGGCAAACATCAAAAGTTGTATTTTGAGGGAAGGCTCAGTAAGTGTCGGGTATGCCCGCTAAAGGAACAGTGCATGCAAAACCCGGATTCAGCCAATGATCGAACCGGGCATGGGCGGCAGGTGTCCTTTATTATTGATAAAGAAACCAAAAACAAATATACCGAATGGATGAAGTCTCGGGTCGATAGCGAATTTGGCAAAATGGTTTATAGTCATCGCATGTCCACGGTTGAGCCTGTGTTCGCTAATATCGGCACAAACAAAGGGCTAAAGCGCTTCAGTCTACGTGGCAAAGCCAAAGTTCAGGGGCAATGGCAGTTGTTTTGTATGATCCACAATATAGAAAAGCTCGCGAATTATGGTGATTTGACCAACGCGAAGCGAAAATAA
- a CDS encoding ABC transporter transmembrane domain-containing protein, whose translation MDTGLQCLVALAGFHQLPADASQLSHQFAIPGQPFSNTEILRAAKALTFKAKLFSFKLDKLIGSSLPAIVKTVDGDYIILARVAEEEGKPVKVLVQDLREQTPKTLTAEEFASLWSGEIIYVTRRLGLRESLQQKFDISWFIPSLIKYRKLFGEVIIASFFLQLFALITPLLFQVVMDKVLVHRGFSTLDVIAFGFLAIAIFEALLGGIRSYVMSHTTSRVDVELGSRLFNHLMALPMAYFESRQVGQNVARVHELDTIRNFITGSALTLILDLGFTIVFLLVMWYYSTTLFFVVAATIPCYILLSVFITPILRHRLNDKFKYGAANTAFLTESVTGVQTVKAMAVEPQMQRKWEDQLAHYVNASFRSQNLGNVANQIAGLINKLMTLGIIWWGAHLVIAGELTVEAVEKPQKSIVFR comes from the coding sequence ATGGACACAGGTTTACAGTGCTTGGTAGCACTCGCAGGATTCCACCAGCTCCCCGCTGATGCTTCACAACTCTCCCACCAATTCGCAATTCCCGGTCAACCGTTTAGCAATACTGAAATCCTCCGCGCCGCCAAAGCGCTGACTTTTAAAGCGAAATTATTTTCGTTTAAACTCGATAAATTAATCGGTTCCAGTTTGCCCGCAATTGTTAAAACGGTCGATGGCGATTACATCATCCTCGCGCGCGTGGCTGAAGAGGAGGGCAAGCCGGTTAAAGTGTTGGTGCAGGATTTGCGTGAGCAAACGCCCAAAACACTCACCGCAGAAGAGTTTGCATCACTCTGGTCTGGTGAAATTATTTATGTAACACGCCGCCTGGGTTTGCGCGAAAGCCTACAACAAAAATTCGATATCAGCTGGTTTATTCCCTCGTTAATCAAATACCGGAAATTATTTGGCGAAGTGATTATCGCCTCATTTTTTTTGCAGCTCTTTGCGCTGATTACACCACTGCTATTTCAAGTGGTGATGGATAAAGTGTTGGTGCATCGCGGTTTCAGTACGCTCGATGTCATCGCCTTTGGTTTTTTAGCGATTGCGATTTTTGAAGCATTGCTCGGGGGTATTCGCAGTTATGTGATGTCCCATACCACCAGCCGGGTGGATGTGGAATTGGGCTCGCGCCTGTTTAATCATTTAATGGCCTTGCCCATGGCCTATTTCGAGTCGCGGCAAGTGGGGCAAAATGTCGCGCGCGTGCATGAGCTGGATACCATCCGCAATTTTATTACCGGTAGTGCACTTACTTTAATTCTCGATCTGGGTTTCACCATCGTCTTCCTGCTGGTGATGTGGTACTACAGCACCACCTTATTTTTTGTGGTGGCCGCCACCATCCCCTGTTACATCCTGCTCTCGGTATTTATCACGCCGATATTGCGTCATCGCCTCAATGACAAATTCAAATACGGTGCCGCGAATACGGCATTCCTTACCGAATCCGTCACCGGTGTACAAACCGTAAAAGCCATGGCGGTAGAGCCGCAGATGCAGCGCAAATGGGAAGATCAACTCGCCCATTATGTGAATGCCTCCTTTCGTAGCCAGAACCTCGGCAATGTGGCCAATCAAATTGCCGGATTGATTAATAAGCTAATGACACTCGGGATTATCTGGTGGGGAGCGCATTTGGTAATCGCCGGTGAACTCACCGTTGAAGCTGTAGAAAAACCCCAAAAATCGATTGTTTTTCGTTAA